From the genome of Clostridia bacterium, one region includes:
- the ytxC gene encoding putative sporulation protein YtxC: MFEQITIGTYTKPQALFQRLNHEFAILQNEGFPYMLDVDRVGEFTFLDCFFREKEGTDKEDTLEMVRNSIANCLAEIIIEEWETLLLKKIVRDNFYYYTSREKQAILSKTERILNPSSLNSYYQKQRKEEIRERILDYLARQKKLIIEGFINFRLKDYQENLSNAVDSAVDEFLLEKEYREFIRLLRYFVEIQEPRIKKVQVVFKEAGKFIFLDEADQLIEHESLEGLCLDFWENEINYADLLISALITLAPEELLIHQSSHETALETIETIKDVFRSRVKECSGCEHCQQEK, translated from the coding sequence ATACTAAACCGCAGGCCCTTTTTCAGCGTTTAAATCATGAGTTTGCTATTTTACAAAATGAAGGTTTCCCTTATATGCTTGATGTTGATAGAGTAGGTGAATTTACCTTTTTAGATTGTTTTTTTCGAGAAAAAGAGGGAACTGATAAAGAAGATACTCTTGAAATGGTTAGGAATTCCATTGCCAATTGTTTAGCAGAAATAATTATTGAAGAATGGGAAACTTTATTATTAAAAAAAATTGTCCGTGATAATTTTTATTATTATACTTCTAGGGAAAAGCAAGCCATTTTAAGTAAAACAGAACGCATCCTTAATCCTTCCAGTTTAAATTCCTATTATCAAAAACAGCGTAAAGAAGAGATCAGGGAGAGAATTTTAGATTATTTAGCAAGACAAAAAAAGTTAATTATAGAAGGATTTATTAACTTCCGTTTGAAAGATTATCAAGAGAACCTCAGTAATGCGGTTGATTCCGCAGTTGATGAGTTTCTTTTAGAAAAGGAATATCGGGAATTTATTCGTCTCCTCAGATATTTTGTGGAGATACAAGAACCGCGTATAAAAAAAGTACAAGTAGTTTTTAAAGAAGCCGGTAAATTCATTTTCCTTGATGAAGCAGATCAGCTAATCGAGCATGAAAGCCTAGAAGGTTTATGTCTTGATTTCTGGGAAAATGAAATAAATTATGCTGATCTGTTAATTAGTGCTTTAATTACTTTGGCACCAGAAGAATTATTAATTCATCAATCCTCTCATGAAACTGCACTAGAAACTATAGAAACGATTAAAGATGTTTTTAGAAGTAGGGTTAAAGAATGCAGTGGCTGTGAACATTGTCAGCAGGAAAAATAG